The window TCGTCAATGGTAAACCATAGCTAAGTTGAGAGTTGCACTGATATGGCGGCCCTCAAATCAGATTGATCTTCTCCGTAGAACTAATTACTTCTCAATGAGTTTAGGAGCTTTggtaataatttttcttatagatATTGGATTGATGGGATCAGCCCACCAGCAAGATTTCTATAGTTTGTTTAGAAGCATTGATAATGAACTTTTCTACattcaaaagttgctgtagttTCCCGAATGCTAGGAAGCAGCAATGGTCGGCCAACTTGGACATTTAAATTCTTAGATGTTTATGTtgaatcgttttttttttttggtgtagtCATGCAGTTGGTAAATTTAGCCTGACAGTATATTCAAAGCACTCTGTTTCAAAATGCAAGATTTTTGATGTTTACAATTTCAGAAGTATCTTGACCTTTTGTAATTTGTACGTTAATAAGATTCATTTTCCATCGTTCGCTTCCTCATATTTAGTGTGAGACATACGACAAACCAACTGAACAGTTTGGCTGGAAAATTTAGCATTGAATCATAAAATGACGTGATTTGAGTTAACTATGTTGGCCGACTCTCTACATAATTTCCGTTTATGCGGTTCCTATACTCACtatatccaaaaataaaaatatcataaaattttacGTATGATAGGTTTATTTGCCATATGGTACATTGATCGATGAAAATattcatcttatttttttattttgattgcaAAAAGTTCTGGACCGAATCTCGTAATTTTTCGGGTTACATACAAAATTCGGttactaaatattttctatGAGATTCGAATCTGACATCTCTAGTtttacacaattaaaaaaattggctATTTCATGGCTATATGGAGTATTAGCCATGAAAAACAACGAAAACATGACTATATGTTTGTGCCAAATTTGGACTGAAGCTAAATCGTAACATAAAGCACAAATTTTGCTACAAAAATTTTGTGGCAAAAAAAAACACGTTTTACTACTAAATGTTTCATGGCTATGTTAGCTCACTAAATCTATCCGGCAAGTGCTCACAAACTACCATCCCATGATTAGCCTATGAGTTAGCCATGCCGCCTCAACAGGCATTGGAGTAGGAAAAACTTCAAACCGTAGAGCCTTTGCATTGTCAATGCGAAGATGCACTGCTTCACCAGCGCAGCTGCTGGAACTGGAAGCACATATAACCCTAGAAAAGCCTACCAAGACAGCAAACCAATGAGAACTCCAATGCCATTAGAACTCAATATTTTCTCTAATACTACCGTACTTACTTTTTAGAGAACCTTCAGTAGTGGGAGGTTTTCATAGGATCTCTCTCAtcttgaaaaaatatataaagatgaaagagaagaaaaacgaGTATATTATTAGGTTATTCATGATATACTTCTAAAATATGTATCATTTTCAATTATTCTATTTCTctgcaatattaaaatttaaatagataattaaattatattaaaatattgctaatttttttgtttctatatcATGGTTAAGAAATTATGGACTGGCAGATCTCTTAGatacattattatttaatttagataCCATCTTTAAGAAACTATGAGCTGGAGATGCTCTTGGATAcatcatcattttttttcaaaaataaatctgtatttatttattttctacatGCACCTTATTTATCAGAATATTCAAAATAATCCATTgtagaataaataaaattttgttaccaCACTTCCTAATTTTGTTAACATTCTCTATGCTAAACAAATAAGATCCATTTCCCATGTTCTTTATTCCAAGCTTTATAATTCACTTGATACATAACAGTGTTTTCATAAAAAAGTGTTTCATCTTTCCCTATGTATGGTGAATTGTGAATCCGACCAATCGCATGTTCTTTTAATTCCAcaatatgataaatatataagataaccTTATGTTTCTATTTGTCAAAAGTATCATGAAAGATGATGATATACGTGTGTAAAACACATAGGGGATGGAGGTTACATTACTAGTCAGTAATGGAAGACCTTTATATTTCTCCTACATTTTGTTTGTCGATTTTCCAATGCAAACGATTATAACATAAAATTTACTAGGAAACAACCAATGAGTagatttgatgtttttttcaaaaaaaaaaggattacaAAGCAAAAAGCAGAACCTCTTTAACCTTTGAAAGATGAAATTCACATTCGAATATTTAGAGcaggaatttaaaaaaaaaattcagaaatttttaaaacaatatagagAAAAAAGATAAATGGATTCAGGAATAAATCGAAACATTAACGAAGCCCAAAATATAGCATTTCAATCTTCAAAAGACAACAAAGCataagagagaaaaagagaatgAGGTGAAGAAATGATTCAAATAGTTATGAGACAATACAAAgcatttaaaattgaaaaccaCAAAGGGAAGAAGATGAACAGCGACCCCAACTCTTAGCTTAAACTTGTGCCGGCTTATCCGCATCATGACCTCCAGTCTCCCAGTTATCcttttcatcatcatcaaccaCCATGGCTTTGTTTTTCTCCTTCGAGATGAGGCTAGATCCCGGAACATTCTCATCATTAGAAAGACTGGTGGctggagaaggaggaggaggaggaggaacgTTGCTAGTGAACGAATCAAGCGGGTAATTGCTGTAAAAATGATTTCGAGACACAAGAGGACGCACTGGCGTGTTCAGGTCCATGCTTCCTCCTCCAGTGACTCCACCATTCAACGATGGGTAGACGCTGCTGTTATTGTTGCCGCCTCCCATCCACTTAGATGGACCAAGAGAGAGCTCAAGTGATATTGCACCTTGTGAGCTactgttattgttgttgttgttgctacAGCTCCCTAAGGTATTAGGTTGAGAAATAGaattcataatttttgaatCATGTGAGCCATAGCTCGGGTTCATTGTGAAAGGAGGGTATGGGTAGTTACCGCCTCCATTAGGCTTAAAAGGACCAAAAGAGAGACCACTACGGTTAAAATCTGATAAATTAGGGCGGTTATAGTTGTGAGTGACTAAGGGAGCCCCTGAAGAAAAACCATAGTTAGTATTCCCGTATGGAGGAGGCGAAGGATAACCCATGACCTCGCCAATGTTCATTTTTCTGACGCTACTACCCTCTCCTCCTATGGACTCACGAGAGATACCAAGATGCTTATCATTTGATAAAGCGTTAGACGTCGTACCTTGGTAAGAGTTATCATGTTTCTTCCAAAAGCATTGTCCAGGACCAGGAGGAGAATAGATTGGCTCCGCCTGCTTCAGCTTCCTTTCCAGCTCTAGGTCATGCTTGTGGGTCTTTTGGTGAGCGCCTAGGGAGTTAGCGTTGGGGAACCCTCTCTTGCAGATGTTACAAATAAGGGAATGATTATCCAACGatggatatttttttatcaatttgttTATTGCTCGGAGAACACGTAACTCGAAACTTGCCCTCTGAGTTTTCTTGCTTTCAGTTTCAGGCACAACCTCTTGAGGAAGCCCTTGTTTCTGATTGTTCGGATCAGGCACAACCTCTTGAGGAGACACTTGTTTCGGATTGTTCACTTGAGACACGACCTCTCCAGGAGACACTTGTTTTGGATTGTTCATTTCATGCACAACCTCTTGAGGAGACGCTTGTTTCTGATTGTTCACTTCAGGCACGACCTCTTGATGAGGAGACACTTGTTTCGGATTGTTCACTTCAGGCACGACCTCTGGATGAGGAGACACTTGTTTTGGATTGTTCACTTCAGGCACGATCTCTTGAGGAGACACTTGTGTTGGATTGTGCACTTCAGGCACGACCTCTTGAGGAGACCCTTGTGTCGGATTGTTCACTTCAGGCACCACCTCTCGAGGAGACACTTGTTTAGGATTCGTCATTGTACTCTTCTCCTGCACGGCCACAACAATATCATTGAGTCTCTGATCAGTCTCGGGTGAGGAGGAGGAGTTTGAAGGAGACATAGCTTGGTTAacaatttgttttgtaaaactTTGGTCGGATTGAGTGATGTCTTATTTCTTTTGTGTTAGATTCAAGGAAATGAACTCTCTATTTATTAAGAGGATTCTTTATTGTCTGTCTAACTATTAAGGTATTAAATCTCTGAGGGTAAATTGAAACCATACAAACTAATGACAATGCATATCTATAGTTTTCTTCaatattatatagttatttatcttactatcttgaatttttttctctctaactagtgttatttttttcttcaatataTACATCTCTATCTTAGTCAGATTTCCTAcatttgcttcttttttcttcttcttttttgcttaAATTTGCTTATTTTTATCATGCctagataaataaaaatctgtttttttcCTTACTTTGTATGTTATTATTAGGAAAATAGTGACAGTGAAGACAACGTTAAATGATAGTGCATGTGGTCTATTAGGTACATTTTTCTTTACAAAACTAGAGTATCTAgcattatgaaaataatttctCAGGGACCAATACAAACATTTTAGAGAAATTGCACTGCATATACAAGCATAACCGCTTAATTTGCAGATATGGAAAAGTGCTTTTTTCATCAACACGCGCTTGATTTTATGACTATTCTGCCCCTAGGTTCGTGTAACGCTACCTACAGCCTATTCAATTTCGAAACCACCTATATTCTCTTTCTCATGCGTCACCAAAATCGATACAACACTCATCTCTCTCCTAGTATCTTTCACCGCTCATTTTTTTGGGAGTTCTTCGTCATCTCCGTCGAAAATTATTTTCAGAGGTTTCTAATACCAATCTCCGATCACCGCAAACCTAATTCTGAGTCGCAATTATTTATCACATCCTTTGACGGTAAGTCCATTATTCTACACATCTAATTGTTTTCCTCTGAAGTTTCTTCGAGTAAAACTCTTCGTATATCTTTTTAAGATATCTAAACTCTTTCATTTTCATCATATGCAATTTGGTAAATCTGTTAAATATTCCGATCCCGTGCAGATTTCATGTTCCCCACGGGAGATCAAATGGCAGACACCTTTTTCCATCTCGGTTCTTTGCCATTGGAGATGAACCCGATGGTCTGAGAGTCACTTTCTACCACCTACCACAAGCCTGGATGCATAAAGCATATATTAGAGACACTCGAGGAAGACGAACTCGAAGTCCTAAAGGCGTCGTCTTTTGGAAAATTCATAGAGTTGGCAGACCAGTCTCCATATTTCGGTCGTCTTGGACGTTTCATGATGTCGAGACAGCTTAAAGTAAACAAGAAATACGAGGCAATGGTATTAAACCAGCACATGCAAGGACGCTGGACACGGCTGAAAATGTAAGTATTCAATTGATATATCTATTTCTAGTAATAACTGATCATTTGATGTTTCTATTAACCGGTTAACAAACTCAGAAAACATGGACTTTTCTAGATTATACGGCTAACACACACAGAAAACATGAAATTTTCTAGATTATCCAGCTAACACACATATAAAACATGAATTTTATTAGATATCCGGCTAACAAGATAAAATATGTCCATACTTGTAGGTCCATGTTACGTCTATTATTCCTCAGGACCTGAAAGCACTGACCGTGGAAAGGGCAAGGTCTGTCCCTCAAAACCCCAACCACGCTCATTCTGGGGTCACATCCGTCTTGTTCAT of the Brassica rapa cultivar Chiifu-401-42 chromosome A03, CAAS_Brap_v3.01, whole genome shotgun sequence genome contains:
- the LOC103857225 gene encoding GATA zinc finger domain-containing protein 10-like isoform X2; the encoded protein is MSPSNSSSSPETDQRLNDIVVAVQEKSTMTNPKQVSPREVVPEVNNPTQGSPQEVVPEVHNPTQVSPQEIVPEVNNPKQVSPHPEVVPEVNNPKQVSPHQEVVPEVNNQKQASPQEVVHEMNNPKQVSPGEVVSQVNNPKQVSPQEVVPDPNNQKQGLPQEVVPETESKKTQRASFELRVLRAINKLIKKYPSLDNHSLICNICKRGFPNANSLGAHQKTHKHDLELERKLKQAEPIYSPPGPGQCFWKKHDNSYQGSCSNNNNNNSSSQGAISLELSLGPSKWMGGGNNNSSVYPSLNGGVTGGGSMDLNTPVRPLVSRNHFYSNYPLDSFTSNVPPPPPPSPATSLSNDENVPGSSLISKEKNKAMVVDDDEKDNWETGGHDADKPAQV
- the LOC103857225 gene encoding uncharacterized protein LOC103857225 isoform X1, with amino-acid sequence MSPSNSSSSPETDQRLNDIVVAVQEKSTMTNPKQVSPREVVPEVNNPTQGSPQEVVPEVHNPTQVSPQEIVPEVNNPKQVSPHPEVVPEVNNPKQVSPHQEVVPEVNNQKQASPQEVVHEMNNPKQVSPGEVVSQVNNPKQVSPQEVVPDPNNQKQGLPQEVVPETESKKTQRASFELRVLRAINKLIKKYPSLDNHSLICNICKRGFPNANSLGAHQKTHKHDLELERKLKQAEPIYSPPGPGQCFWKKHDNSYQGAPLVTHNYNRPNLSDFNRSGLSFGPFKPNGGGNYPYPPFTMNPSYGSHDSKIMNSISQPNTLGSCSNNNNNNSSSQGAISLELSLGPSKWMGGGNNNSSVYPSLNGGVTGGGSMDLNTPVRPLVSRNHFYSNYPLDSFTSNVPPPPPPSPATSLSNDENVPGSSLISKEKNKAMVVDDDEKDNWETGGHDADKPAQV